GAGTAAATCGCCATGTCCTCGAATACCAGACGGTCGCCTTCTTGTAGAGGCTGATCGAATGAATAATCCCCAATTACGTCACCAGACAGACATGTTTGTCCACCAAGACGGTACAGATGGGCTTTCTCACCTACTTCTCCCGAACCGATCAGCGGCGGACGATATGGCATCTCCAGTACATCCGGCATGTGGCACGTAGCTGAAGTATCCAGAATAGCGATGTCCATACCGTTTTTATGGAAGTCCAGCACAGAGGTCACCAGATAACCCGCGTTCAGCGCAACAGCTTCTCCCGGCTCCAGATATACTTCCAGGCCATAGTCGTTCTGCATACGCTTGATGCATGCTTCCAGTCTTGGAATATCATAATCTTCACGTGTGATATGGTGTCCACCACCGAAGTTGATCCATTCCATTTGCGGCAACCATTGTCCGAACTTCTCAACAACTGCGTTCAACGTAGTCTCCAGATCGTCGGAATTTTGCTGACACAGCGTGTGGAAGTGTAATCCGGAGACACCTTCCAACATGTTTGCATCGAAATCCTCAAGTTTCGCGCCAAAACGCGAACCTGGAGAACATGGATCGTAGATCTCGTGTCCTTCTTGGGTTGAGCATTCTGGATTGACGCGCAAGCCGACCTTACGGCCAGCCTGAAGCGCCTTATCCTTGAATTTTGCAAGCTGTGAAAAAGAATTAAAAATAATATGGTCGCAGATGGAGAGAATCTCGTCGATCTCTTCTGCGCGGTATGCCGGAGCAAAGACATGGTTCTCTTTGCCCATTTCCTCGTGGCCCAGGCGTGCTTCATACAAACCACTCGCCGTTGCACCGCTCAGGTATTCTCCAATCAGCGGATACATCGCAGTCATGGAGAATGCTTTTTGAGCCAGCACGATTTTGGCACCTGTACGCTGCATAACACCGTTCAGGATTTTCAGGTTTCTCTCGATAAGCGCCTCGTCAACAACAAAACATGGTGTCGGTAATTGCTCGAACCGCATTTTAACGAACAAGCTCCGATTCTTTAACTTCTTCTGGCAGCTCATCAACGAGTACCGGGTTGAAGTCTTCTACCCATGGGAGGCCCCATTTGTTCAACTCTTCCATGAATGGATCTGGGTTGAACTCTTCTACATTGTATACGCCTGGTTTGTTCCATTTGCCTGTCATGACCATTGCTGCACCAATCATAGCTGGAACGCCTGTTGTGTAAGAGATCGCTTGGGAACCCACTTCTTTGTAACACTCTTGGTGATCACAGATATTGTAAACATAATATGTTTTGTCTTGACCGTCTTTTTTACCTTTGAAAATACAACCAATGTTTGTTTTACCAACAGTACGTGGTCCAAGGGATGCTGGATCAGGCAGTACTGCTTTCAGGAATTGCAGTGGAATAATTTGTTGACCTTCATATTCAATAGGCTCGATTGAAGTCATACCTACATTTTCAAGAGCTTTCAAGTGAGTCAGGTAGCTTTGACCAAATGTCATGAAGAAACGGATACGTTTCAGACCTGGCATGTTTTTTGCCAAAGATTCCAGTTCCTCATGGTACAACAGGTACATGTCTTTCTCGCCAACTTCTTTGAAGTCGTAGACACGTTTGATTTCCATCGGTTTTGTTTCGATCCATTCACCATTTTCCCAGTATCTTCCGTTCGCAGATACTTCGCGAATGTTGATCTCAGGGTTAAAGTTGGTTGCGAACGGATAGCCGTGGTCGCCGCCATTGCAGTCCAGAATGTCGATGTACTCAATTTCGTCAAAGTAGTGCTTCAAGGCATAAGCGGAGAATACGCCTGTCACGCCTGGGTCAAATCCACTACCGAGCAATGCAGTGATGCCTGCTTGTTCAAAACGCTCTTTGTAATCCCATTGCCAGCTGTATTCAAACTTCGCTGTATCATGTGGCTCATAGTTAGCTGTGTCCATGTAATTTGTTTTAGTTGCAAGGCAAGCATCCATGATTGTCAGATCTTGATACGGCAAAGCAAGGTTCATAACGATATCCGGTTTAACTTCGTTGATCAGAGCGATCAGTTCGTCAACATTGTCAGCATCAACTTGTGCTGTTGTAATTTTTGTTTTTCCGCCGTCCAGCTTGGCTTTGAGTTCATCACATTTGGATTTTGTACGACTCGCGATGCAGATTTCCTCAAAAACTTCACTGTTTTGAACGCATTTGTGTACTGCCACGGAAGCAACGCCGCCGGCGCCGATGATTAGTGCTTTTCCCATTTTACATTCTCCTATCCCAATATGTATTTTTTTAATTGGTTTAATACGGTGACAACAAGACAACAAAAAAAGCAAGGTGAAAAATGCTCGCAATCGCGCATCATCACACTTGCTTATCGATATACATCATAAAAAAGACGTGAAGTCTCCATGACCAAAAAAGTTCACAAGAACTCCTTTGGCGGAAAGCTCCTTCATGTATATCAATATTGGATCAGAGTCTATATAGCAAATAATTCGCCTTTACCACTCTTATTGACCGTTTCACAAGTTGATGTGCAATTGCACTGGTTGTAAAGTAACCAACTTATAAAATTTGAGCTTTGAACTCAATCAATAAAGCAACGTAAGTTGCCAATCGGCGTTTGACCCGGCTGTCCGTATGGCCTTAACTTCCTGGTGAAGTGGTCAAAATTATCTGCTGGAAAGCTCTAATTCATATTGATAAATTAACTTCCCAAAATCACAGGTCTTACACTATCAGACGTTGAAAAAAAAATCAAGCAATAATTAAAAATTAATTTTTTTCCGAACGAGGACTAAGAAAGAAATTGATATCCTTCGAATACTTTCAAGCCTTCTGCGCTTAGTAATTCCCCCACTACTTCAGGCTTTTGAGGACTTTTCTCAAATACTTCTTCACACGTGATCATAATGTTGCTTCCAGCAATTTCCGCTAATAGATCATGGGCCAAATGATTCGTTTCCTTCTTTGCGAGCTTGCAAAGCAATCTCAATGGCTTTATGCATAAAAAGTTCATCTTTATTCATAAGGTTTACCTCTACAACAAAATTTATGTACTCAATTTTATGTTTTTGCATTAGCATGTTCACTCCATTGGAATGCTTCTTGTTCATACCGTTCTATCATCATTATAAAAAAGGAGTATGACGACAATTCGTCATACTCCAGTGAGTCACACTAAGTGTATCTATTAAAATTTTACGGGCAACGATGCCAATCCCTGTGATGACAAAGCAGAGTGCCAATGAATCTCTTCCTGAGGAATACTGAGTTGAAGATCCGGTAGCCGTCGTAAAAGCGTAGTAAACGCCACGTCCCCCTCTACACGAGCAAGTGGAGCGCCAAGGCACATATGGATGCCGTGTCCAAAGGCCAAATGCCGTTTTATTTTGCGTTCGATATCCAACTCTTCGGGGTCAGTGAACTGCTGTTCGTCCCGATTCGCTGATTTCAGGAGGGGAATCACAACATCTCCCTTTTGAATCAATTGTCCATCCAACTCCGTGTCCTGTATTGCATAACGAGGACCTGAAGAAGTGGCGGGTCCGTTATATCGTAGCAACTCCTCCACTGCAGAAGGAACCAGATTCAGATCTTGTTTCAGTTGTTCAAGTTGTTCGGGATGGGTCAGAAGAAGATAAGAGCCGGTTGCAATCAGATTGGAAGTTGTCTCATGTCCAGCAAAGATTAATAACGTGATCATGGATATTAATTCATCTTCATTCAATCGATCACCCTCCTCCTCAATCGCAATTAATTGACTGATGAGGTCATCAGAAGGTTCTACTCGTTTGTTCGCCACAAGCTGTGAGGTGTACTCTGCAAATGATCGCAAGTGCTGCGCTACGGCAGGGTCCTGTTTACCAAAACCAAGACCTTTTGCAATGGCTTCAGACCATACATGGATCTGAGGTCGGTCTTCCTGAGGTATACCCAACATCTCGGAAATAACGTTGATTGGGAAAGGATAGGCATAGTCTTTTACAAGATCCATCTCTCCTTTTCCTTCGAATTGGTCAATCAACTCATCGGCAATTTCCTGGACGCGTGGACGCAGGCTTTCCATATATCTTGGAGTGAACGCTTTCGAAACCAGGCTACGCAGTCTACGGTGATCCGGTTCATCAACAAAGAGCATCGACTTTCCGGTAAAAAAAGTCTGGGGTTCCGATGAACCAAGCTCGCCTGAGAGATTCTTTCGAATATCATTGCCACTATCAATAGAGTTCATATCTACCGTAAATCGAGAGTGATCTTTCAGCACTTCCATGGCAACGTCCATCCGAGTTACAATCCAGGTTTGCCCTGCTCCACCCATCGGATTAGGAATAGGGACAACGGAACCTTTGGCACGCAGCTGTGCAAACATGGCAAATGGATCTTTACTATGTTCTTCGCTAAACAAATTAAATTCTACTTTTTCTGATGTCTGGTTATTCGAGTTATTCATATAA
The nucleotide sequence above comes from Paenibacillus sp. W2I17. Encoded proteins:
- the nspC gene encoding carboxynorspermidine decarboxylase, yielding MRFEQLPTPCFVVDEALIERNLKILNGVMQRTGAKIVLAQKAFSMTAMYPLIGEYLSGATASGLYEARLGHEEMGKENHVFAPAYRAEEIDEILSICDHIIFNSFSQLAKFKDKALQAGRKVGLRVNPECSTQEGHEIYDPCSPGSRFGAKLEDFDANMLEGVSGLHFHTLCQQNSDDLETTLNAVVEKFGQWLPQMEWINFGGGHHITREDYDIPRLEACIKRMQNDYGLEVYLEPGEAVALNAGYLVTSVLDFHKNGMDIAILDTSATCHMPDVLEMPYRPPLIGSGEVGEKAHLYRLGGQTCLSGDVIGDYSFDQPLQEGDRLVFEDMAIYSMVKTNTFNGMPLPAIAVKRKDGDCEVVREFGYQDFKMRLA
- a CDS encoding saccharopine dehydrogenase family protein, whose protein sequence is MGKALIIGAGGVASVAVHKCVQNSEVFEEICIASRTKSKCDELKAKLDGGKTKITTAQVDADNVDELIALINEVKPDIVMNLALPYQDLTIMDACLATKTNYMDTANYEPHDTAKFEYSWQWDYKERFEQAGITALLGSGFDPGVTGVFSAYALKHYFDEIEYIDILDCNGGDHGYPFATNFNPEINIREVSANGRYWENGEWIETKPMEIKRVYDFKEVGEKDMYLLYHEELESLAKNMPGLKRIRFFMTFGQSYLTHLKALENVGMTSIEPIEYEGQQIIPLQFLKAVLPDPASLGPRTVGKTNIGCIFKGKKDGQDKTYYVYNICDHQECYKEVGSQAISYTTGVPAMIGAAMVMTGKWNKPGVYNVEEFNPDPFMEELNKWGLPWVEDFNPVLVDELPEEVKESELVR
- a CDS encoding cytochrome P450, which produces MNNSNNQTSEKVEFNLFSEEHSKDPFAMFAQLRAKGSVVPIPNPMGGAGQTWIVTRMDVAMEVLKDHSRFTVDMNSIDSGNDIRKNLSGELGSSEPQTFFTGKSMLFVDEPDHRRLRSLVSKAFTPRYMESLRPRVQEIADELIDQFEGKGEMDLVKDYAYPFPINVISEMLGIPQEDRPQIHVWSEAIAKGLGFGKQDPAVAQHLRSFAEYTSQLVANKRVEPSDDLISQLIAIEEEGDRLNEDELISMITLLIFAGHETTSNLIATGSYLLLTHPEQLEQLKQDLNLVPSAVEELLRYNGPATSSGPRYAIQDTELDGQLIQKGDVVIPLLKSANRDEQQFTDPEELDIERKIKRHLAFGHGIHMCLGAPLARVEGDVAFTTLLRRLPDLQLSIPQEEIHWHSALSSQGLASLPVKF